Proteins encoded within one genomic window of Triticum aestivum cultivar Chinese Spring chromosome 2D, IWGSC CS RefSeq v2.1, whole genome shotgun sequence:
- the LOC123054512 gene encoding AT-hook motif nuclear-localized protein 23, producing the protein MAGLDLGTAATRYVHQFHHLHPDLQLQQNSYAKQQHEPADDDHNGNGNGGNYGAQYGENNDGGSSSSGPAGDGAGGGGGGGPGDMVARRPRGRPPGSKNKPKPPVIITRESANTLRAHILEVGSGCDVFECISTYACRRQRGVCVLSGSGIVTNVTLRQPSAPAGAVVTLHGRFEILSLSGSFLPPPAPPGATSLTIFLAGGQGQVVGGNVVGALYAAGPVIVIAASFANVAYERLPLEDEEAPPATAGMQMQQPGDADAAAAMGGVPFPPDPSAAGLPFFNQLPLNNMTGGPGSQLPPGADGHGWAGGRPQF; encoded by the coding sequence GCACCGCCGCGACGCGCTACGTGCACCAGTTCCACCACCTCCACCCGGACCTCCAGCTGCAGCAGAACAGCTACGCCAAGCAGCAGCACGAGCCCGCCGACGATGACCACAACGGCAACGGCAACGGCGGCAACTACGGAGCCCAGTACGGCGAGAACAACGacggcggctcctcctcctccggccccgccggtgatggcgcgggtggcggcggcgggggcgggcctGGGGACATGGTGGCGCGCCGGCCACGGGGGCGCCCCCCGGGCTCGAAGAACAAGCCCAAGCCGCCGGTGATCATCACGCGGGAGAGCGCCAACACGCTGCGCGCCCACATCCTGGAGGTCGGCAGCGGCTGCGACGTGTTTGAGTGCATCTCCACGTACGCGTGCCGGCGGCAGCGCGGCGTGTGCGTGCTGAGCGGCAGCGGCATCGTGACCAACGTGACGCTGCGGCAGCCGTCGGCCCCCGCGGGCGCCGTCGTGACCCTGCACGGCAGGTTCGAGATCCTGTCGCTCTCGGGCTCCTTCCTGCCCCCGCCGGCTCCCCCTGGAGCCACCAGCCTCACCATATTCCTCGCCGGGGGGCAGGGGCAGGTCGTCGGCGGCAACGTCGTGGGCGCGCTCTACGCCGCGGGCCCGGTCATCGTCATCGCGGCGTCCTTCGCTAACGTCGCCTACGAGCGCCTCCCGCTGGAGGACGAGGAGGCGCCGCCTGCAACGGCAGGCATGCAGATGCAGCAGCCCGGCGACGCCGACGCCGCGGCCGCCATGGGCGGCGTCCCGTTCCCTCCCGACCCGTCGGCTGCCGGCCTGCCCTTCTTCAACCAGCTGCCTCTCAACAACATGACCGGCGGTCCCGGCTCGCAGCTCCCTCCCGGTGCCGACGGCCACGGCTGGGCCGGCGGACGGCCACAGTTCTGA